The following are encoded in a window of Telmatobacter sp. DSM 110680 genomic DNA:
- a CDS encoding cupredoxin domain-containing protein, whose product MLLLVFMCTSTATPASPHRVEVIAKRFAFEPAEITLKKGEAVDLVLTSEDVAHGVRIRELNLDLHAGKGKSAEMSFTPSITGTFVGHCSVFCGSGHGQMTLTIHVVG is encoded by the coding sequence GTGCTTCTCCTGGTCTTCATGTGCACTTCCACTGCAACGCCGGCCAGTCCACACCGCGTTGAAGTGATCGCGAAAAGATTCGCGTTCGAGCCGGCCGAAATCACGTTGAAGAAAGGTGAAGCCGTAGATCTGGTGTTGACGAGCGAGGATGTTGCTCATGGAGTTCGCATTCGAGAACTCAATCTTGATCTGCATGCAGGAAAAGGAAAGAGTGCGGAGATGAGTTTCACTCCTTCAATAACTGGTACATTTGTCGGTCATTGCTCAGTGTTTTGCGGATCCGGTCACGGGCAGATGACGCTGACCATTCACGTGGTGGGATAG